A region from the Candidatus Zixiibacteriota bacterium genome encodes:
- the gltX gene encoding glutamate--tRNA ligase yields the protein MSEIRTRIAPSPSGFLHVGTARTAIVNWLYARHTGGKFILRIEDTDTSRSSEDMVDAIIDSMKWLGLDWDEGPYFQSQRSELYQQYLEKLLTSGNAYRCFCTPEELAAKREKAKAEKADYKYDRTCLRLSKEEIDKNLNQDKLFVIRIKVPEGETKYDDLVYGEMVRQNKDIEDFVVCRNDGRPLYNFVVVVDDHEMKITDILRGNDHQTNSFKQILIYNSLNLPVPRMGHLPLIFDERKKKISKRDKAANASDYAKEGFLPEAVVNYLSMLGWSPKDDSEIFTIPELIESFSINGFNKSNAIFDPVKMRHFNSEHIRKKSNHELATLLAPMLIEAGVYTKYGFETRWQYLMEVVELLKDRASVLDEFVERSRYFFEAPLTYEEKGVKKQFNSDNADRLDELANRFEKIERFNHDNLENSLKNYAEELEIKTGQLIHPTRLAVTGMITGPSLYALLALIGRQEVVERMRTAARYIREMLNNE from the coding sequence ATGTCTGAAATAAGAACTCGTATCGCTCCTTCGCCGTCAGGTTTTCTTCATGTCGGGACGGCCAGGACGGCCATTGTCAACTGGCTCTACGCTCGTCATACGGGCGGTAAATTCATTCTGCGGATAGAGGATACCGACACTTCTCGCTCTTCGGAGGATATGGTTGATGCCATCATCGATTCAATGAAATGGCTCGGACTCGATTGGGATGAAGGCCCGTATTTTCAATCTCAGCGGAGTGAACTATATCAACAATATCTGGAAAAACTGCTCACCTCGGGAAATGCTTACCGCTGTTTCTGCACCCCCGAAGAACTCGCCGCCAAGCGCGAAAAAGCGAAAGCTGAAAAAGCCGATTATAAATACGACCGTACCTGCCTGAGACTTAGCAAAGAAGAGATTGACAAAAACCTAAATCAAGACAAACTATTTGTTATAAGAATAAAAGTTCCCGAAGGAGAGACGAAATATGATGATCTGGTGTACGGCGAAATGGTGCGCCAGAACAAAGATATTGAGGATTTTGTGGTGTGTCGCAACGACGGCCGGCCACTCTACAACTTTGTCGTAGTTGTCGACGATCATGAAATGAAAATCACCGATATTTTGCGCGGAAACGATCATCAGACCAACAGTTTCAAGCAGATACTAATTTATAATTCCCTCAATCTGCCGGTTCCTCGTATGGGCCATCTACCTCTGATTTTCGATGAAAGAAAAAAGAAAATATCAAAACGGGATAAAGCCGCCAACGCCTCCGATTACGCCAAAGAAGGCTTTCTGCCCGAAGCGGTAGTCAATTATCTTTCAATGTTGGGATGGTCGCCCAAAGATGACAGCGAAATCTTCACCATACCTGAATTAATAGAAAGTTTCTCTATCAATGGATTCAATAAATCTAACGCGATTTTTGACCCGGTCAAAATGAGACATTTCAATTCCGAGCATATTCGAAAAAAATCCAACCACGAATTGGCAACACTTCTCGCCCCGATGCTGATTGAGGCCGGAGTCTATACCAAATACGGATTTGAAACCCGCTGGCAATACCTGATGGAGGTTGTTGAACTCCTTAAAGACCGCGCCTCGGTATTGGATGAGTTTGTCGAACGCAGTCGTTACTTTTTTGAAGCCCCGCTTACGTATGAAGAGAAGGGCGTCAAAAAACAATTCAATTCCGATAACGCCGACCGGCTCGACGAACTCGCCAACCGATTTGAAAAAATCGAAAGATTCAATCATGATAACCTTGAAAACTCGCTAAAAAATTATGCCGAAGAATTAGAAATAAAAACCGGACAGTTAATACATCCCACTCGCCTGGCGGTAACCGGAATGATTACCGGCCCGAGCCTGTACGCGCTTCTGGCCCTTATCGGCCGTCAGGAAGTTGTCGAGCGGATGCGAACGGCAGCCCGGTATATCAGGGAAATGTTAAACAATGAATAA
- a CDS encoding STAS domain-containing protein produces the protein MKFEHYEKDGIDVIEVKGKIMGGDDFLPLDEKLYALIGRGRTRAVLDLSGCAWINSTGLGRLIHHSTSFKDQKGELKLANLTEKIDKIITITRLSEVFDVTDSVEEALSRF, from the coding sequence ATGAAATTTGAGCATTATGAAAAAGACGGTATTGACGTCATTGAAGTTAAAGGCAAAATCATGGGCGGTGATGATTTTCTTCCACTGGACGAAAAGCTATACGCCCTGATTGGCCGAGGACGAACCAGGGCAGTTTTGGATTTGTCCGGCTGCGCCTGGATTAATTCGACCGGTCTGGGTCGGTTGATTCATCATTCGACGAGTTTCAAGGATCAAAAAGGGGAATTGAAACTGGCCAATTTGACGGAGAAGATCGATAAAATCATAACTATTACCCGGCTTTCTGAAGTTTTTGACGTAACTGATTCAGTCGAAGAGGCTCTTTCGAGGTTTTAA
- a CDS encoding acetate--CoA ligase family protein: MINLDSIFKPRSIAVIGASSRRNTIGREILHNMIIYEFNGKIFPVNPKAGVIHSIKAYSTILDVPDAVDLAIIVIPKEYVVDVAKQCGEKGVKGLIVISAGFREIGGKGIERENELLKVVRDNDMRMVGPNCFGVVNTDPNVRLNATFGKARPKAGNISFVSQSGALGEAILNLADQLNLGFSMFCSVGNKADISGNDLVEYWRDDEQTKMILMYLESFGNPMRFTKIARQTTHFKPIVAVKSGRTSQGAKAASSHTGALAGADVGSDALFKQCGVMRTTSIEELYDVAIALSRQPVPKGNRIAIVTNAGGPGILATDAIASQGMQLPPLPAKIKKELKNFLPEEVSLNNPLDLVAGAGKEEFKLALEAVSKDKTYDSIIPIFVQPITIDELEVAQSIIDAKEKSKKPFFVCFMGVGFRSPGMMKLQESGIPVYIFPEAIAKALKCIDQYREYLHRKRGKFVVFDVDKDKVESIVKKNKKAGNNAIVGNDALDILQAYGIPIAPYTIALSAKQAVEVAKNVGYPVVMKLNTPEILHKTEARAVTVDIRSDKELKDAFTDLKTKIGPLKKGEKFTVGIQSMVSGEIETVMGMSVDPAFGPLIMFGLGGIYVEIMKDVSFRITPLTDVGAESMIKSLKSYPLLTGFRGAKPIDLDLLKEALLRLSQLITDFSVFKEIDINPFIASAEKDCCKAVDARFLLKKE; encoded by the coding sequence ATGATAAATCTGGATAGCATATTCAAACCTCGCTCAATTGCCGTAATTGGCGCCTCCTCAAGGCGCAATACCATCGGCCGCGAGATTTTACATAACATGATTATTTACGAGTTTAACGGCAAAATTTTCCCGGTCAATCCCAAGGCCGGCGTCATTCACTCCATTAAGGCTTATTCAACGATTCTTGACGTTCCCGACGCCGTTGATCTGGCTATAATCGTCATTCCCAAGGAATATGTCGTCGACGTTGCCAAACAATGCGGCGAAAAAGGCGTCAAAGGCCTCATCGTTATTTCGGCCGGATTCCGAGAAATTGGGGGTAAAGGTATCGAGCGTGAAAACGAACTTCTAAAAGTCGTTCGCGATAACGACATGCGCATGGTCGGGCCAAATTGCTTTGGAGTAGTCAATACCGATCCCAATGTTAGGCTTAACGCAACCTTTGGAAAAGCCCGGCCCAAAGCAGGCAATATTTCTTTTGTGTCTCAGTCGGGCGCGTTAGGCGAAGCCATCCTTAATCTCGCGGATCAATTAAATCTTGGCTTTTCCATGTTTTGCTCGGTAGGCAACAAGGCCGATATTTCCGGTAATGATTTGGTCGAGTACTGGCGCGACGACGAACAGACTAAAATGATTTTGATGTATCTGGAAAGTTTCGGTAATCCAATGCGATTTACGAAAATTGCCCGTCAAACGACTCACTTCAAACCGATTGTCGCCGTAAAATCAGGCCGAACATCTCAGGGAGCCAAAGCCGCCTCGTCGCATACCGGGGCTTTGGCCGGAGCCGATGTCGGTTCGGACGCTTTGTTCAAGCAATGCGGAGTCATGCGAACGACTTCCATCGAGGAATTATATGACGTCGCCATAGCTCTGAGCCGCCAACCGGTGCCCAAAGGCAATCGCATCGCGATTGTTACCAACGCCGGAGGTCCCGGAATTCTTGCTACCGACGCCATTGCCTCGCAGGGCATGCAATTGCCCCCTTTGCCGGCCAAAATAAAAAAAGAGTTGAAAAATTTCCTGCCCGAGGAAGTGTCTTTGAATAATCCTCTTGACCTCGTGGCCGGAGCCGGTAAAGAGGAATTCAAATTAGCCCTTGAAGCGGTCAGCAAAGATAAAACTTATGATTCGATTATTCCCATTTTCGTTCAGCCGATAACTATCGATGAGCTTGAAGTGGCCCAATCGATAATCGACGCCAAAGAAAAATCAAAGAAGCCGTTTTTCGTCTGCTTCATGGGCGTCGGATTTCGCTCTCCGGGTATGATGAAACTTCAGGAAAGCGGCATTCCGGTTTATATCTTCCCCGAAGCTATCGCCAAAGCGCTGAAATGTATTGATCAATATCGCGAATACCTGCATCGCAAACGCGGTAAGTTCGTGGTTTTTGACGTTGATAAGGACAAAGTCGAATCCATCGTTAAAAAGAACAAAAAAGCCGGTAATAATGCCATCGTCGGCAATGACGCCCTTGATATTCTTCAGGCTTACGGAATCCCGATCGCACCCTATACGATCGCATTAAGCGCAAAACAGGCCGTGGAAGTAGCCAAAAATGTCGGATACCCGGTCGTTATGAAACTCAACACCCCCGAAATTCTCCATAAAACCGAGGCTCGTGCCGTCACCGTTGATATCCGGAGCGATAAAGAACTGAAAGACGCCTTCACAGACTTAAAAACCAAAATAGGTCCCCTCAAAAAGGGTGAAAAATTTACAGTCGGAATTCAATCGATGGTATCGGGGGAAATCGAAACGGTTATGGGAATGAGTGTCGATCCCGCTTTTGGACCGCTTATCATGTTTGGTCTTGGAGGGATCTATGTGGAAATCATGAAAGATGTCTCTTTCCGGATAACGCCCCTGACTGACGTCGGCGCCGAAAGCATGATTAAAAGTCTGAAATCATATCCTCTTTTGACCGGATTCAGGGGCGCCAAGCCGATAGATTTGGATTTATTGAAAGAAGCTTTGCTTCGTTTGTCGCAGCTAATTACCGACTTCAGTGTTTTTAAAGAAATTGATATTAATCCGTTCATTGCCTCAGCTGAAAAGGATTGCTGTAAAGCGGTTGACGCCCGCTTCCTGTTGAAAAAGGAATAA
- a CDS encoding right-handed parallel beta-helix repeat-containing protein encodes MKFSVPYSFFFAAVFIIAGCDSDDDKITPPPVINDHIIRVPGNEATFQAAINEASDGDTILVADGVYQGFGNRDITFNGKDIVIKSENGPRVTVIDCQADSFHQHLAFDIEAKEDGIVIDGFTIRNGNHNNGGAIEIRSSSPTIRNCIFKNNTAPVSGGAIRAKGGDPVIENCTFYGNSSIVGGAIYVIAGASPPIRNCIIAFSTQGGAVLSSDGTSIPQISCTNIFGNSGGDWIDRIAPQADSSGNLNLDPIFCDTALSVFNLLPTSPCAPANNSCGELIGALNAGCQ; translated from the coding sequence ATGAAATTTTCGGTTCCATATTCGTTTTTTTTCGCGGCTGTTTTTATAATCGCTGGGTGCGATTCGGATGATGATAAAATTACTCCCCCTCCTGTAATAAACGATCATATCATCCGCGTACCGGGTAATGAAGCCACGTTTCAGGCGGCGATAAATGAGGCGTCCGATGGTGATACCATTCTGGTTGCTGACGGCGTTTATCAAGGATTTGGCAATCGTGATATCACATTTAATGGGAAAGATATCGTCATAAAATCCGAGAACGGACCCCGGGTAACCGTTATAGATTGTCAGGCTGATAGTTTCCATCAGCACCTTGCGTTTGACATCGAAGCCAAGGAAGACGGAATCGTCATTGATGGATTTACAATTCGAAACGGCAATCATAATAATGGGGGAGCGATTGAGATTCGTTCATCGTCGCCGACTATCAGGAATTGCATTTTCAAGAACAATACGGCTCCGGTCAGCGGCGGCGCGATTCGCGCCAAAGGCGGCGATCCGGTTATCGAGAATTGTACCTTTTATGGCAATTCTTCGATTGTCGGCGGAGCGATTTATGTTATTGCCGGAGCCTCGCCTCCTATTCGAAATTGTATTATCGCGTTTTCCACCCAGGGTGGGGCGGTGCTATCATCCGATGGAACCAGCATACCGCAGATTTCATGTACCAATATTTTTGGCAATAGCGGCGGTGATTGGATTGACCGGATTGCGCCGCAAGCCGATTCGAGCGGTAATCTTAATCTTGATCCGATATTTTGCGATACGGCTTTGAGTGTTTTTAATCTCCTGCCAACATCCCCCTGCGCCCCTGCCAATAATTCGTGCGGGGAATTGATTGGTGCGCTGAATGCGGGGTGCCAGTAA
- a CDS encoding DNA polymerase IV produces the protein MKEIMVMYLYIDVDAFLAAVEQSINKHLRGKPVMVGGLKNERGIVYCSSYEARARGVKLGTNLREAARLIPDGVLIKGDWFVYEQYSDRLMDILREFTPKLDQISPDEACLDITGLERLYPSWEKLAKTIKKRVWSELVLSTSVGVASSRVVAKIASEIVKPNNLTIVEPGTEKEFLCPLPVGKIPGIGRVGKRILNEMGVKTIGQLQAIPENYLIKLFGQNGRKFASYAIGKDGPLVRDFSAIRSVNRETGLAKDFTDRKILLGHYYYLLERACRRLRDIGKKTARMTVKFRYADFENIEGHISVSPPTWDEKVLYKHAKRMFTTMYKRRLGIRFVGVNLSGLKNSVYSESFIFDRTEKNERLLGSIDDIRNRFGFLSVTTGQTLALGNEYKQKATGYELRTPGLSK, from the coding sequence GTGAAAGAAATTATGGTGATGTATTTGTACATAGATGTGGATGCGTTTTTGGCGGCGGTGGAGCAGTCAATCAATAAGCATCTGCGCGGGAAGCCGGTGATGGTCGGCGGGTTGAAGAACGAGCGGGGAATCGTTTACTGTTCCAGCTATGAAGCCCGCGCCCGGGGAGTCAAACTGGGGACGAACCTGCGCGAGGCGGCCAGATTGATTCCCGACGGAGTTCTTATCAAGGGCGACTGGTTTGTCTATGAGCAGTACTCCGACCGGTTGATGGATATTTTACGGGAGTTTACTCCAAAGCTGGATCAGATTTCTCCGGACGAAGCCTGTCTTGATATCACAGGTTTGGAGCGGTTGTATCCATCGTGGGAAAAGCTTGCCAAAACAATCAAGAAACGGGTCTGGTCGGAGTTGGTTCTGAGCACTTCGGTTGGAGTGGCGTCTTCGCGGGTGGTAGCCAAGATCGCATCGGAAATCGTCAAGCCAAATAATTTGACAATTGTTGAACCGGGGACCGAAAAGGAATTTCTCTGTCCCCTGCCGGTCGGGAAAATCCCCGGAATCGGACGGGTCGGGAAACGGATACTGAACGAGATGGGGGTCAAAACAATCGGGCAATTGCAGGCGATTCCTGAAAATTACCTGATAAAGCTGTTCGGGCAGAATGGGCGCAAGTTCGCGTCGTATGCGATCGGCAAGGACGGGCCGCTTGTTCGTGATTTTTCGGCGATTCGTTCGGTTAATCGGGAAACCGGGCTGGCCAAAGATTTCACTGACCGGAAAATTCTGCTGGGTCATTATTATTATCTCCTGGAGCGGGCCTGCCGACGGCTGCGCGATATCGGTAAGAAGACGGCGCGGATGACAGTCAAGTTTCGTTATGCCGATTTTGAAAATATCGAGGGACATATATCGGTTTCACCTCCAACCTGGGATGAGAAGGTTCTCTATAAGCACGCCAAACGGATGTTTACGACGATGTACAAACGCCGCCTGGGGATTCGGTTCGTTGGCGTAAATTTGTCGGGATTGAAAAATTCGGTTTACTCGGAGTCGTTTATTTTCGACCGCACCGAAAAAAACGAACGACTTTTGGGGAGTATCGATGATATCCGCAATCGGTTCGGATTTTTGTCGGTGACGACCGGACAGACGCTGGCGCTCGGCAATGAATACAAACAAAAGGCGACCGGCTATGAGTTACGCACTCCCGGGTTGTCGAAGTAA